The nucleotide sequence GACGTCCAATCGCTCGCGGCTCGGTTCGTCTCCGCCTGCACGGCTGAGAGTGAGCAGGCCGTCGACGATGCGTGACAGCCGCTGAACCTCACGTCCCGCCGCAGCGATGCCGTCCGCTGCATCGGGCGATGATTCGGCTTCGAGGTTCTCGAGACGCAGGCGCAGCGCGGTCAAGGGCGATCGCAACTGGTGCGAGGCGTCGGCGACGAACCGCGACTGGGCGCTGAGGACCTCGCTGAGCCTGGTCGCCATGTGGTTGAACTCCCGTGCGAGCATCCGGATCTGAGGTGGGCCGCGGTTCTCGGACGCGCGCGCTGCCAGGTCGCCCGCCCCGAGCGCGCCGACCGCCGCTCCGAGCCGCCCGAGGGGCCTGGACAACGACCTCGCAAGGATCATGCCCACGACCCCCGTGACGACGAGCACACCGGCCGCGAACAAGGCCAGACCCAGCCAGATGTCATGGATCCGCTTGTCGGTGGCGGACGCCGGTATCGCCAGCAGCACGGCGCCGGCAGTCGTGCCGTCCGCCGTTAAAGGGGTGGCTGCCGCCGCCCACGGTTGCCCTTCGTCTGTGGAAAAAGAGCTGGCCGCCGTGCCGGCCAGCGCCAAACGGATGAGGTCGTGCCAATCGCTGATTGCGTCGTTGTCCGCGTCCTGGCTCGAGCTGGCGAGAATGGTTGCGTTCTTGCCGACGATCAGGACCTCTCCGCCGGTGCTCGCGCGATAGGTGGTGGCCAGCGTCTGAAGGTCGGTGGTCCGCTCGTGCTCCATGTCCTCGGTGGCGAGACCCGCGATGCCGGCGGCTTCGCGTGCGGCCTGGTTGGCGCTCAGGTCGCGTTCGTGGCGCTGCGCGAGGATGGCTAGAGGGATCTCGAGCATCAGCAGGATGAGAAGTGCCAGCGCGAGGTAGGAGAGGACGAGGCGTCGGGTCATTCGGGTTCCGGCGGCGGTGACGCCACGGTGGTGTCACCGAGGCGCAAGCCAACCCTTCGCACGGTCTCGATCCACTCCGGGTTGCCGAGCTTGCGGCGCAGGGAGGCGACGTGGACGTCGACGGTCTTGGTCGGGCCGTACCAGTGGGGATCCCAGACCTCCTCGAGGATGGTCTGGCGGTTCACAACCGCTCCCGGATCCTCCGCGAGCAGCGCCAGGAGGTCGAACTCCTTGGGGGAGAGCGTGACCTCGTGGCCCGCGACGAAGACCCGCCGGGTCCTGCGGTCCACCGTCAGCTCGCCGATCACTTGGGGCGCGTCGGCCCCCGGCACTTCCCCGACACGACGCATCACCGCCCTTATGCGGGCGACCAGTTCCCTGAAACCGAACGGCTTGACGATGTAGTCGTCGGCCCCGAGCTCCAGACCGACCACCCGGTCGACCTCCGCACCGCGGGCGGTCACTACGAGGATCGGCACGGTCGACTTGGCCCTCAACTGCTGGCAAACCGTATAGCCGTCGATGTCCGGAAGGCCCAGATCGAGGATCACGAGATCGGGTAGCGGCGCGTCCAGCGCCTCCGCCCCGGTGGACACCCGCTCCGCTTGGAACCCCTCCCGGCCCAGGCCTTCCATCAGAGGTTCGGCGATCCCGTCATCGTCTTCGACAACGAGAATGCGCACGCCCCAAGGATTGCACGGCAGTCGTCCACCATGGCGGGCGCGGCATCCACCAATGGTGGCGCCGGCGGACGTAACTTTCGCGCGGGGGTTCCGGGGGAAGGGGGCCGAAGATGTTGGCGAGCGTGGCGGCGGGTCACGTCAAGGCGGGCCGGTGGGTGCTTGCGGTCGCCCCTGTTATCGCGGCGGTACTTTTGATGGTGGTATTCGGGCTTGCGGGCGGCGGTGCCGCGGCGACGCGGCCGGCCACGAACCCGGCGGTCAGCGTGCCCGGTCTTCTCAGGGCCAGCGACGCCGGTGCGGGATGGACCGCCACCCACTCGGGCGCGCTCGTGGCGGAGCCGGCCGGTTGCTTTCATCCCCGCGCCTCGATGATCGCGAGCGGCCCGCGCTCGCTCGTCGGTATCGTGCTCACCGGGCCTGGCGGCCTCCCCCAAGTCGACGAGATCGTTGCGAGGTACGCGACGAGCTCCGAGGCGGCAGCGGGGTACGCGTCGGTCGAGCGCACGCTGGATGGGTGCACGGGATTGGTTCCGGCAGACCTCGCGGTGACCGCCGACAGGTCGGCGGCCGCGCTGGTCACGACGCCATTCGCTTCCGGGACGAATGGCGGATCGGAGACGGCGGGCGTCGACTTCGTCGTGGCGCAGAAGGGGACG is from Acidimicrobiales bacterium and encodes:
- a CDS encoding HAMP domain-containing sensor histidine kinase; amino-acid sequence: MTRRLVLSYLALALLILLMLEIPLAILAQRHERDLSANQAAREAAGIAGLATEDMEHERTTDLQTLATTYRASTGGEVLIVGKNATILASSSQDADNDAISDWHDLIRLALAGTAASSFSTDEGQPWAAAATPLTADGTTAGAVLLAIPASATDKRIHDIWLGLALFAAGVLVVTGVVGMILARSLSRPLGRLGAAVGALGAGDLAARASENRGPPQIRMLAREFNHMATRLSEVLSAQSRFVADASHQLRSPLTALRLRLENLEAESSPDAADGIAAAGREVQRLSRIVDGLLTLSRAGGDEPSRERLDVRSVIAERCEAWSALADDKRVRLVDPGDMQPPVSADLVPGDLDQILDNLLANALEATPDGTTITVRLDPAHDGRVRIHVIDEGPGMTDADRARAFDRFWRGSRAGGGRSGLGLAIVEQLASRNDATVQLLPADPHGLDAVVTVAVALAPSVTARTP
- a CDS encoding response regulator transcription factor, which translates into the protein MRILVVEDDDGIAEPLMEGLGREGFQAERVSTGAEALDAPLPDLVILDLGLPDIDGYTVCQQLRAKSTVPILVVTARGAEVDRVVGLELGADDYIVKPFGFRELVARIRAVMRRVGEVPGADAPQVIGELTVDRRTRRVFVAGHEVTLSPKEFDLLALLAEDPGAVVNRQTILEEVWDPHWYGPTKTVDVHVASLRRKLGNPEWIETVRRVGLRLGDTTVASPPPEPE